A window of Nitrososphaerales archaeon contains these coding sequences:
- a CDS encoding aminotransferase class V-fold PLP-dependent enzyme — translation MLESGTLELEKVRSDFPILKRKVHGKRLVYLDNAATTQKPKQVIDALVDYYSRYNSNVHRSVHTLGEEATEAYEGARGKTAAFVGCKPAEVVFTRGTTESINLVRFAWGESGVGRGDTIVTTLMEHHSNIVPWQLLAKKKGANLKFVGLNSDGTLNIEEFEKLMGSSPAVVALTQCSNVLGTINDVAALCSKARKAGAVTVVDAAQSVPHMPVDVSVLGCDFLAFSVTGDTPVLIESAGKIQLVPIEEAVELYNRGKDLSILTLGTDAKAKFERVNGALTHLDRIYEVSYENSALPVRATGYHSVYVWRDGDIVDEQVSKLRKGDFLVTLNRQSRTGLGDSREFPLEFTHHGNLTRENVEITGELMRLVGYYLAEGSVDPRDNRVSLTFGEDETTFVNDARVLIESLEPIHYYSNAFEKVKVAHGASMMQIATTAGISRKTATKYSGRTQPVGVAGSEKIASHLWYNHNNHTTNISFNNKKWFEFFKSSCGTSINKHLPDFVWRVRAELVAELLKGYLRGDGSKNEDYRIVAKSVSKRLISELSWLLKLHGISNTLGFAKSRRRTWNSQYSLVIQRSELVQLREFYRPLLKRDASRDKSLCVDALKEAYRLTKPRHNSEVSSTLRSVRKRASRKAILEVVRWIESTHKGLIEDRAQTILARYKQFANGDFGVVKVRDVRAVGEHTVYDVSVPGSERFFGGFYPILLHNSGHKMLGPTGIGVLFGRKELLQAMEPFHGGGEMIREVFLDHATWNDVPYKFEAGTVNIADAIGLGAAIDYLSSIGMKNVREHEVKLLKYALDVLGKVKGFEPYGPSDVRQRGGVVSFNLADVHPHDLATILDEEGIAIRSGHHCAQPLMRWLNVAATSRASFYIYNSYDDVDSLRDGLEKARKVFKL, via the coding sequence TTGCTCGAATCAGGCACACTTGAACTGGAGAAAGTCCGTTCCGATTTCCCGATCCTGAAGCGGAAGGTCCACGGGAAGCGCCTCGTCTACCTCGACAACGCAGCCACAACCCAGAAGCCGAAGCAGGTGATCGACGCACTCGTCGATTACTACTCCCGATACAACTCGAACGTCCACCGCTCGGTTCACACGCTAGGAGAGGAGGCCACAGAGGCGTACGAGGGGGCGCGAGGGAAGACAGCAGCGTTCGTCGGATGCAAGCCAGCAGAGGTCGTCTTCACGCGCGGCACCACAGAGTCGATCAATCTCGTCAGGTTCGCGTGGGGGGAGAGTGGCGTGGGGCGCGGCGACACAATAGTCACAACACTCATGGAGCACCACAGTAACATCGTTCCTTGGCAGCTCCTAGCTAAGAAGAAGGGAGCCAACCTGAAGTTCGTCGGCCTGAACTCAGACGGCACGTTGAACATCGAGGAGTTCGAGAAGCTGATGGGGTCCTCACCAGCGGTAGTCGCGCTGACGCAGTGTTCGAACGTCCTGGGAACGATAAACGACGTTGCCGCGCTCTGCTCCAAGGCGAGGAAGGCGGGCGCAGTCACGGTCGTCGACGCTGCGCAGTCCGTCCCCCACATGCCTGTCGACGTCTCGGTGCTTGGTTGCGACTTCCTAGCTTTCTCGGTTACTGGAGACACCCCTGTACTAATCGAGTCCGCCGGAAAAATTCAACTAGTTCCCATCGAAGAAGCAGTCGAACTCTACAATCGCGGCAAAGACTTGTCCATTCTGACCCTGGGCACCGATGCGAAGGCGAAATTTGAGCGCGTCAACGGCGCACTGACTCATCTTGATCGTATCTACGAGGTAAGCTACGAGAACAGTGCCTTGCCGGTTCGTGCTACCGGGTATCATTCGGTCTACGTGTGGCGCGACGGTGACATCGTGGACGAGCAGGTCTCCAAGCTGCGGAAGGGGGACTTTCTGGTTACGCTCAACAGACAAAGCAGAACCGGACTCGGAGATTCCCGAGAATTTCCACTGGAGTTCACACATCATGGCAACTTGACAAGAGAAAATGTGGAGATTACAGGAGAACTGATGCGGCTCGTCGGTTATTATCTTGCGGAGGGTTCGGTCGACCCCAGAGACAACAGGGTCTCTCTCACCTTCGGCGAGGACGAAACCACATTCGTAAACGATGCGCGCGTGTTGATAGAAAGTCTAGAACCAATCCATTACTACTCGAACGCATTCGAAAAAGTGAAGGTCGCGCACGGTGCTTCGATGATGCAAATTGCCACGACCGCCGGAATCAGTCGCAAGACTGCTACGAAGTACTCTGGCCGGACCCAACCAGTGGGTGTCGCAGGTTCCGAGAAGATAGCTTCTCACCTCTGGTACAACCACAACAATCACACTACCAACATTTCATTCAACAACAAGAAATGGTTCGAATTCTTCAAATCATCATGTGGAACGAGCATCAACAAGCACCTCCCTGACTTCGTGTGGAGGGTTCGTGCTGAACTTGTGGCCGAACTCCTGAAAGGATATCTCAGAGGTGATGGTTCTAAGAACGAGGACTACAGGATAGTAGCAAAATCCGTGTCAAAGAGGCTCATCAGCGAGCTGTCCTGGCTTCTTAAGCTGCACGGAATCTCCAATACTCTAGGATTCGCAAAATCACGTCGTCGAACATGGAATAGTCAGTACTCGCTGGTGATTCAGAGAAGCGAATTGGTGCAACTTCGGGAATTCTATCGACCCCTCCTGAAGCGAGATGCGTCCCGGGACAAGTCGCTCTGCGTCGATGCTCTGAAGGAGGCATACAGGCTAACGAAGCCAAGGCACAACTCGGAGGTTTCATCGACCCTGCGGAGTGTCCGCAAGCGCGCCTCGCGAAAGGCAATACTTGAAGTCGTGCGATGGATTGAATCTACCCACAAGGGACTGATCGAAGACCGAGCGCAGACCATACTAGCGAGATACAAACAGTTCGCCAACGGAGACTTCGGCGTCGTCAAGGTGCGCGATGTAAGGGCCGTGGGAGAACACACTGTTTACGACGTCTCTGTTCCTGGCAGCGAGCGATTCTTCGGAGGCTTCTATCCGATTCTACTTCATAACTCAGGCCACAAGATGCTCGGCCCGACTGGCATAGGAGTGCTCTTCGGCAGAAAGGAGTTGCTCCAGGCGATGGAGCCGTTCCACGGAGGCGGGGAGATGATTAGAGAAGTGTTCCTGGACCACGCCACCTGGAACGACGTCCCGTACAAGTTCGAGGCCGGGACAGTCAACATCGCTGACGCGATCGGACTGGGCGCAGCGATCGACTACCTCTCGTCCATAGGGATGAAGAACGTGAGGGAGCACGAGGTCAAGCTTCTGAAGTACGCTCTGGATGTGCTGGGGAAGGTCAAGGGGTTCGAACCGTACGGACCGAGTGATGTCAGGCAGAGAGGCGGCGTAGTCTCGTTCAACCTTGCGGACGTCCACCCTCACGACCTGGCGACCATCTTGGACGAAGAGGGCATTGCAATCAGGTCGGGGCACCACTGCGCCCAGCCGCTGATGCGTTGGCTCAATGTCGCAGCCACGAGCAGGGCGAGCTTCTACATCTACAATTCGTACGACGACGTGGACTCCCTCAGGGACGGGCTGGAGAAGGCGAGGAAGGTCTTCAAGCTTTGA
- a CDS encoding succinate dehydrogenase, with protein MRGEGRATNRRGLVGWLNPYHYNLERWAYVFQRLTGIVIFLYVIGHIGDTSFFVGGPLGAGPNQSTWALDLSVTENVVGHFILAATATVVVFHGLNGIRLILAEYGIIFQKPSPIEYPYKPKGLRTMQKHLIWLAIVLAIVAGLWSGTILFG; from the coding sequence TTGAGGGGAGAGGGGCGCGCTACCAACAGGCGCGGGCTGGTAGGCTGGCTCAACCCGTATCACTACAACCTGGAGAGGTGGGCCTACGTCTTCCAGCGCCTCACTGGCATAGTGATCTTCCTGTACGTCATCGGCCATATCGGAGACACGAGCTTCTTCGTCGGCGGCCCATTGGGGGCGGGGCCAAACCAGTCGACCTGGGCCCTCGACCTCTCTGTCACTGAGAACGTGGTCGGGCACTTCATTCTCGCTGCGACAGCGACCGTAGTCGTCTTCCACGGTCTCAACGGGATCAGGCTCATCTTGGCCGAGTACGGCATAATATTCCAGAAGCCGTCGCCGATCGAGTACCCCTACAAGCCCAAGGGGTTGAGGACAATGCAGAAGCATCTCATCTGGCTTGCAATCGTGCTAGCGATTGTCGCAGGTCTGTGGTCGGGGACGATCCTGTTCGGGTGA
- a CDS encoding non-heme iron oxygenase ferredoxin subunit — protein MAEFVPAMRFDDLSEGSMATVDVNGTHVLLSKIGGEVHALSGTCTHEEADLGLGMMLEGSVVCPLHLSQFDLRSGQVMNPPATVPLQVFNVKIQDGTIFLEV, from the coding sequence TTGGCGGAGTTCGTCCCAGCGATGAGGTTCGACGACCTGTCCGAAGGTTCCATGGCAACGGTGGACGTGAACGGGACCCACGTCCTGCTCTCGAAGATAGGCGGAGAGGTGCACGCACTCAGCGGAACCTGCACGCACGAGGAGGCAGACCTCGGCCTGGGAATGATGCTTGAAGGCAGCGTCGTCTGCCCGCTGCACTTGTCGCAGTTCGACCTGAGGTCTGGCCAGGTCATGAACCCTCCCGCGACCGTCCCCCTTCAGGTCTTCAATGTTAAAATACAGGACGGGACGATTTTCCTCGAGGTCTAG
- the sufD gene encoding Fe-S cluster assembly protein SufD has product MAQQLMGEFNEEAVRALSAYLKEPSWLTEFRLKSFQSFASLPPEKNPLYTKYANISSFDGSGFGAKPQKSEVDLRTFFKDYLTGKENNILLQGNETEVHAELAESLSATGVKLLPLHEALVLDEALVRRVFSLKMVKSEDDRFAALVNAFFNSGTFVYVPKGVEVSHPLRKMLVTNDPSTSVLEQTIIYAEEGSKVGFLEELYSAHASGPSLVASTVEVHAGPGAHVDFSSIQLLDDQAVHLSNRAIEVMNDAKATVSALSLGSAVVRSRMNFFLDGRGSQAEGFEIFFTDGKQRYDFESNLVHNSPDSSGSTQARGVLKGESQSIFKGMIRIGPSAKNSRAYLAHHAMILERTARSDAVPGLEILTNEVKATHSASVAQVDEEQLFYLMARGLPLDEARRMVVLGFFEPVLSRVPVEQTREGARFMIEGKWNGEKKRLVDRETLIALTGEAIPEVKQSEDIFERHYKYR; this is encoded by the coding sequence ATGGCTCAGCAACTGATGGGCGAATTCAACGAGGAAGCCGTGAGGGCGCTGTCCGCCTACCTCAAGGAGCCGTCTTGGCTGACGGAGTTCAGGCTAAAGTCGTTCCAATCGTTCGCCTCCCTGCCCCCGGAGAAGAACCCGCTCTACACGAAGTACGCCAACATCTCCAGCTTCGACGGTTCCGGGTTCGGGGCAAAACCGCAAAAGTCGGAGGTCGACCTCAGGACGTTCTTCAAGGACTATCTCACTGGCAAGGAGAACAACATCCTGCTCCAGGGCAACGAGACGGAGGTACACGCAGAACTGGCGGAGTCCCTCTCGGCCACGGGCGTCAAGCTCCTCCCCCTCCACGAAGCTCTTGTGCTTGACGAGGCCTTGGTGAGGCGCGTCTTTTCGCTCAAGATGGTGAAGTCAGAGGATGATAGGTTCGCGGCCCTGGTCAACGCGTTCTTCAACTCCGGAACCTTTGTCTATGTCCCGAAAGGCGTCGAGGTCTCGCACCCGCTGAGAAAGATGCTCGTCACCAACGACCCTTCGACGAGCGTACTCGAGCAGACGATCATCTACGCGGAGGAGGGATCCAAGGTTGGATTCCTCGAGGAGCTCTACTCGGCCCACGCGTCGGGGCCGTCGCTCGTCGCCTCCACTGTGGAGGTCCACGCCGGGCCTGGCGCACACGTGGACTTCAGCTCCATCCAGCTACTTGACGACCAAGCCGTCCACCTGTCGAACAGGGCGATAGAGGTGATGAACGATGCGAAGGCCACGGTCAGCGCACTCTCGCTCGGGTCTGCGGTGGTCCGGTCGAGGATGAACTTCTTCCTCGACGGCAGGGGGTCGCAAGCCGAGGGATTCGAGATATTCTTCACTGACGGGAAACAGCGGTACGACTTCGAGTCCAACCTGGTCCACAACTCCCCGGACTCAAGCGGCTCGACGCAGGCGAGGGGCGTCCTGAAGGGCGAGTCGCAGTCGATATTCAAGGGAATGATAAGGATCGGGCCTTCGGCGAAGAACTCCCGCGCGTACTTGGCCCACCACGCGATGATACTCGAAAGGACGGCGAGGTCCGACGCAGTGCCGGGGTTGGAGATACTCACGAACGAGGTGAAGGCGACCCACTCCGCGTCCGTGGCGCAGGTTGACGAGGAGCAGCTCTTCTACCTGATGGCGCGGGGTCTTCCTCTCGACGAGGCTAGGAGGATGGTGGTCCTCGGCTTCTTCGAGCCCGTCCTGTCCCGCGTCCCAGTCGAGCAGACTCGGGAGGGGGCGAGGTTCATGATAGAAGGAAAGTGGAACGGTGAGAAGAAGAGGCTGGTGGACAGGGAGACGCTGATAGCTCTCACGGGCGAGGCCATCCCTGAGGTAAAGCAGTCAGAGGACATCTTCGAGCGCCACTACAAATACCGGTGA
- the sdhB gene encoding succinate dehydrogenase iron-sulfur subunit, which yields MQRFNPFVDSKPRFEEFLVPKRDGMTVLDAILHARDYEDHSIGVRFSCRMASCGSCGMKINGVPRLACYTPISELRTKAVTVQPMDNFPIIKDLATDLTGFFQKHREVIPHIVRGDVQELDNATSDYVMTPKELDSILQFTYCIKCGLCTSSCPTVATDTLYPGPQALAQAYRYLMDVRDEGGEERLKMLDSEHGVFRCHYAGSCSAVCPKGVDPALGIQLLKRHVMAAKPPRRKGEGAKLATKPEARPQ from the coding sequence GTGCAGAGGTTCAACCCTTTCGTGGACTCGAAACCGCGCTTCGAGGAATTCCTTGTCCCGAAGAGGGACGGAATGACCGTGCTGGACGCAATCCTCCACGCCAGGGACTACGAAGACCACTCGATCGGAGTGAGGTTCTCGTGCAGGATGGCCTCGTGCGGCTCCTGTGGGATGAAGATCAACGGTGTCCCAAGGCTGGCCTGCTACACACCGATCAGTGAGCTGAGGACCAAAGCTGTAACTGTGCAGCCGATGGACAACTTCCCCATAATCAAGGACTTGGCCACGGACCTCACCGGCTTCTTCCAGAAGCACCGCGAGGTGATCCCCCACATAGTGAGGGGGGACGTGCAGGAGCTCGACAACGCCACGTCGGACTACGTGATGACCCCGAAAGAACTGGATTCGATTCTGCAGTTCACTTACTGCATAAAGTGCGGTCTCTGCACTTCGTCCTGCCCCACGGTCGCCACGGACACACTCTACCCTGGCCCTCAGGCGCTCGCGCAGGCCTACAGGTACCTGATGGACGTCAGGGACGAGGGAGGGGAGGAGAGGCTGAAGATGCTCGACTCTGAACACGGCGTCTTCAGGTGTCACTACGCCGGGTCGTGCTCTGCAGTCTGCCCGAAAGGGGTGGACCCTGCGCTCGGAATCCAGCTGCTCAAGAGGCACGTGATGGCAGCCAAGCCCCCGCGGAGGAAGGGGGAGGGGGCGAAGCTCGCGACCAAACCAGAGGCAAGGCCCCAGTAA
- a CDS encoding succinate dehydrogenase/fumarate reductase flavoprotein subunit, with the protein MVESLKHDVVIVGSGIAGLRAAIEAARTGGGKLDVAVVTKVQAMRSHSVSAEGGTAAVLYPELGDSLESHAFDTVKGSDYLADQDAVERFVDEMPHEIYQLEHWGMPWSRREDGRIAQRWFGGYSYPRATFAEDKVGFFEMQTLYDTATKYDNITFYQEWFATSLIAENGEFRGFTAIEKKTGDFAAILGKAGIIATGGSGRLYSFATYGYSSTPDGMYIALRGGVPLKDMEFIQFHPTGLVPSGILLTEAARGEGGILLNKDGERFMKKYAPEKVELASRDVVSRAIITEVEEGRGFKDEASGLDYVHLDVTHLGAEKVKQRLSGIREIAIKFRGIDIVDTPAPISPVCHYVMGGIDTDVNGATKVKGLWSAGEAACVSINGANRLGANSTAECLVWGKITGAEAASYAARVQSRSSPGEQVMLEERRVFDDIFHGKGGANPYEIRDKVQKAMDKGAFVYRTGEGLSEALRAIRELKKTDFRHCDDKSRVYNTNLSDVLEVESMLEVAEVVLAGALARTESRGAHARRDYPKRDDENWLKHTLASWTPDGPRLEYSPVTITKYQPAERHY; encoded by the coding sequence ATGGTCGAGAGCCTCAAGCACGACGTCGTAATCGTTGGCTCCGGGATCGCCGGCCTTCGAGCTGCGATAGAGGCGGCACGGACCGGGGGAGGGAAGCTGGACGTCGCCGTGGTCACGAAGGTCCAGGCCATGCGTTCCCACTCCGTGAGCGCCGAGGGCGGGACTGCAGCAGTGCTCTACCCTGAGCTAGGAGATTCCCTCGAGTCGCACGCCTTCGACACCGTGAAGGGCTCCGACTACCTGGCCGACCAGGACGCAGTCGAGAGGTTCGTCGACGAGATGCCGCATGAAATCTACCAGCTCGAACACTGGGGTATGCCTTGGTCGAGGAGGGAGGACGGCAGGATAGCTCAGAGGTGGTTCGGTGGGTACAGCTACCCAAGGGCGACCTTCGCAGAAGACAAGGTCGGCTTCTTCGAGATGCAGACCCTCTACGACACCGCGACCAAGTACGACAACATCACGTTCTACCAGGAATGGTTCGCCACATCCCTCATCGCTGAGAACGGCGAGTTCAGGGGTTTCACAGCGATCGAGAAGAAGACGGGCGACTTCGCGGCCATACTGGGCAAGGCTGGGATAATCGCCACCGGAGGTTCCGGGAGGCTGTACAGCTTCGCGACCTACGGCTACAGCTCGACACCAGACGGGATGTACATCGCACTTAGGGGCGGAGTGCCGCTCAAGGACATGGAGTTCATACAGTTCCATCCGACCGGGCTCGTACCTTCTGGCATACTGCTTACCGAAGCGGCCAGGGGGGAAGGGGGCATACTCCTAAACAAGGACGGCGAGCGGTTCATGAAGAAGTATGCGCCAGAGAAGGTCGAACTGGCATCGAGGGACGTCGTCTCGAGGGCAATCATCACGGAGGTGGAGGAAGGCAGGGGATTCAAGGACGAGGCGAGCGGGCTTGACTACGTTCACCTTGACGTGACGCATCTGGGGGCCGAGAAGGTAAAGCAGAGGCTGTCAGGAATCAGGGAGATTGCGATAAAGTTCAGGGGTATAGACATCGTCGACACCCCTGCACCAATCAGCCCCGTCTGCCACTACGTGATGGGTGGGATAGACACGGACGTGAACGGAGCGACCAAGGTGAAGGGTCTGTGGTCGGCCGGAGAGGCTGCGTGCGTCAGCATCAACGGCGCCAACAGGTTGGGCGCAAACTCGACAGCGGAGTGCCTCGTGTGGGGAAAGATAACGGGCGCCGAGGCTGCTAGCTACGCAGCGCGGGTTCAGAGCCGGAGCTCACCGGGCGAACAGGTGATGCTCGAGGAGCGGAGGGTCTTTGACGACATCTTCCACGGGAAAGGAGGCGCCAACCCGTACGAGATAAGGGACAAAGTCCAGAAGGCGATGGACAAAGGGGCCTTCGTCTACAGGACCGGCGAGGGGCTCTCGGAGGCGCTGAGGGCGATAAGAGAGCTGAAGAAGACGGACTTTAGACACTGCGACGACAAGAGCAGAGTGTACAACACAAACCTGAGCGATGTCTTGGAGGTTGAGTCGATGCTAGAAGTCGCTGAGGTGGTCCTCGCTGGAGCGCTCGCACGGACTGAGTCGAGGGGGGCGCACGCCCGGAGGGACTATCCCAAGAGAGACGACGAGAACTGGCTGAAGCACACGCTCGCCTCTTGGACCCCTGACGGCCCCAGGCTCGAATACTCCCCTGTTACAATAACGAAGTACCAGCCTGCGGAGAGGCACTACTGA
- a CDS encoding SUF system NifU family Fe-S cluster assembly protein, translated as MSSADIYKEIILDYYRNPRNFGSLEPHDIEAHDTNPLCGDEVTMQIKVGEGNKIEQIRFTGKGCAISLASSSMLTELAKGKPLEWVKQLSKENVLEMLGNPELGPSRIKCALLGMKVLKTGAYGYLGAKFEDASE; from the coding sequence TTGAGCAGCGCCGACATCTACAAGGAGATCATCCTGGACTACTACAGGAATCCCAGGAACTTCGGCAGCCTCGAGCCGCACGACATCGAGGCGCACGACACCAACCCGCTCTGCGGAGACGAGGTGACGATGCAGATCAAGGTCGGTGAGGGGAACAAGATAGAACAGATCAGGTTCACTGGCAAGGGGTGCGCAATCAGCCTGGCCTCGTCCTCGATGCTGACAGAACTCGCGAAGGGCAAGCCTCTGGAATGGGTCAAGCAGCTCTCGAAGGAAAACGTACTCGAGATGCTCGGGAACCCGGAGCTGGGCCCGTCGAGGATAAAATGCGCGCTCCTGGGAATGAAGGTGCTGAAAACAGGGGCCTACGGCTACCTCGGCGCGAAGTTCGAAGACGCTAGTGAATAG
- a CDS encoding SufD family Fe-S cluster assembly protein: MASTKVNLATEDYKEKYGFSDPVDAYAVKGVKGLSERVVQEISRLHDEPAWMEQIRLKALKYFLDMKVPAWAPELGDIDYQNFYYYASPTKSAAASWDQLPDYIRNTYDKLGIPEAEKKFLAGVGAIYESEAVYHSIQGELSKQGVVFTDTVTALKEYPEIMKKYFGTVVPYQDNYIAALQTAVWSAGSFVHVPEGVKVNMPLQAYFRINEKNMGQFERTLIIGEPYSEVNYIEGCLPADELVSKGYTLEPILAVETNESVVAESGRMATVTKKFIHPHEGVMLTIVPLSRGNEFRLTPEHPVLAVKESEVATRRGRNGWLPEASTEKLTKASPKYIEAGQLEAGDFIVYVAPTEAKDDPTFTDTHLKILGLYLAEGSVSFNSALNLDVAQFSFGKSESEKNLATELVALIRSLGEKASMHKARGQYFCVITYSKMLIDLFNAHCGTGAANKVLSEAIMRLPNERQKLLLNYYLKGDGNRYKKKHDSLMVRASTASRTLAFQLQELLARDGLFANIAVRKGSKDKIGGRDIERRDQYVVQYTENTKWSEVRRVGNRFFVPIKRVLKEPYRDLVYNLEVERENSYLVKGFAVHNCTAPVYSSQSLHSAIVEIVAKKGSLVKYATLQNWSRDVLNLVTKRAHAYEDATVSWVDFNGGSRLTRKYPSIYLLGPRAKADIISVAYAGAGQVQDTGGKAIHLARDTTSKIISRSVSKDGGHTAYRGLLHIAKGATNVKSSVRCDALLIDEKSTTATYPYMEINEDDATVTHEASVGKVGEEQLFYLMSRGISDNDALSMVVNGFLEPFTKELPMAYAVEFNRLMQLEMTNTVG, encoded by the coding sequence ATGGCATCTACCAAAGTCAATCTAGCCACAGAAGATTACAAGGAGAAGTACGGCTTCAGCGACCCGGTTGACGCCTACGCCGTGAAGGGCGTCAAGGGCCTGAGCGAGAGGGTTGTGCAGGAGATCTCAAGGCTGCACGACGAGCCTGCCTGGATGGAACAGATCAGGCTGAAGGCGCTCAAGTACTTCCTTGACATGAAGGTGCCTGCTTGGGCTCCAGAGCTCGGCGACATCGACTATCAGAACTTCTACTACTACGCCAGCCCGACGAAGAGCGCAGCGGCTTCTTGGGACCAGCTGCCAGACTACATCAGGAACACGTACGACAAGCTGGGTATCCCGGAAGCGGAGAAGAAGTTCCTCGCCGGCGTCGGAGCGATCTACGAGAGCGAGGCCGTCTACCACAGCATCCAGGGCGAGCTTTCCAAGCAGGGAGTGGTCTTCACAGACACAGTCACGGCGCTGAAGGAGTATCCGGAGATCATGAAGAAGTACTTCGGGACTGTGGTTCCGTACCAGGACAACTACATCGCTGCGCTGCAGACCGCAGTCTGGAGCGCCGGCAGCTTCGTCCACGTGCCCGAGGGCGTGAAGGTCAACATGCCGCTCCAAGCGTACTTCAGGATCAACGAGAAGAACATGGGCCAGTTCGAGAGGACCCTGATAATCGGGGAGCCATACAGCGAGGTTAACTACATCGAGGGATGCCTGCCGGCCGACGAACTCGTGAGCAAGGGCTACACCCTCGAGCCCATTCTTGCAGTGGAGACCAACGAGAGTGTCGTCGCGGAGTCGGGACGAATGGCCACAGTGACCAAGAAATTCATTCATCCTCACGAGGGCGTCATGCTGACAATCGTGCCCCTGTCACGCGGAAATGAGTTCAGGTTGACACCCGAACACCCTGTGCTCGCTGTGAAGGAGAGCGAGGTCGCGACCAGAAGGGGGAGGAACGGATGGCTGCCTGAGGCTTCTACGGAGAAACTGACCAAGGCATCGCCAAAGTACATCGAGGCCGGGCAACTTGAAGCCGGCGACTTCATAGTGTACGTTGCCCCAACCGAGGCAAAGGACGACCCCACGTTTACAGACACACATCTCAAGATTCTGGGACTCTATCTCGCTGAGGGTTCAGTGTCGTTCAATAGCGCGCTCAATCTCGACGTTGCGCAATTCAGCTTCGGCAAGTCCGAATCCGAGAAGAATCTCGCAACCGAGTTGGTAGCTCTCATCAGGTCTCTCGGGGAGAAGGCCAGCATGCACAAGGCCAGAGGCCAGTACTTCTGTGTCATCACATACTCAAAGATGCTGATTGACTTGTTCAATGCCCATTGCGGCACCGGTGCTGCGAACAAGGTGCTCTCCGAAGCAATCATGCGATTGCCGAACGAGAGACAGAAGCTCCTCCTGAACTACTACCTCAAGGGTGACGGTAACAGGTACAAGAAGAAGCACGACTCGCTCATGGTTAGAGCGTCGACCGCGAGTCGGACTCTTGCGTTCCAGCTCCAGGAGCTCCTCGCTAGGGATGGGCTGTTCGCGAACATCGCAGTCCGCAAGGGTTCGAAGGACAAGATTGGTGGCAGGGACATCGAGAGGCGCGACCAGTATGTCGTCCAGTACACCGAGAACACCAAGTGGAGTGAAGTGCGCAGGGTGGGTAATCGTTTCTTCGTGCCGATAAAGCGGGTACTCAAGGAGCCCTACAGAGACCTGGTATACAACTTGGAAGTGGAACGGGAAAACTCGTACCTGGTCAAAGGGTTCGCAGTGCACAACTGCACAGCGCCCGTATACTCGTCGCAGTCCCTCCATTCGGCCATAGTCGAGATAGTGGCGAAGAAGGGTTCGCTGGTCAAGTATGCGACGCTGCAGAACTGGTCAAGGGACGTGCTCAACCTTGTCACCAAGAGAGCGCACGCCTACGAAGATGCGACGGTCTCTTGGGTCGACTTCAACGGAGGCTCGAGGCTGACGAGGAAGTACCCTTCGATCTACCTTCTTGGCCCGAGGGCCAAGGCAGACATAATCTCCGTGGCCTACGCAGGCGCCGGCCAGGTCCAGGACACCGGAGGAAAGGCAATCCATCTCGCGAGGGACACGACGTCGAAGATAATCTCGAGGTCGGTATCAAAGGACGGCGGCCACACGGCTTACAGGGGCCTGCTGCACATAGCGAAGGGCGCGACGAACGTGAAGTCGAGCGTAAGGTGCGACGCCCTACTCATCGACGAGAAGAGTACGACAGCAACGTATCCTTACATGGAGATAAATGAGGACGACGCAACCGTCACGCACGAGGCGAGCGTTGGGAAGGTCGGGGAGGAACAGCTCTTCTACCTGATGAGCAGAGGAATTTCCGACAACGACGCCCTCAGCATGGTCGTCAACGGGTTCCTCGAGCCGTTCACGAAGGAGCTTCCGATGGCCTACGCGGTGGAATTCAACAGGCTGATGCAGCTCGAAATGACGAACACAGTGGGTTAA